From Emcibacter nanhaiensis, one genomic window encodes:
- a CDS encoding ATP-binding response regulator — protein sequence MEQTRLLMKQVPSLALLSVVVALVIAFFITQWVSPEVALIWGGLICVSSALRYWHYRAIRERKITIDNYMNLLVLLVFFSAVSGGLWGALGIILPVTDNVLVMVLTVMLLVGMVAGSLASLSSYNYAYFAYAIPAILPLAIRCLVADDQVLHMVGVLSLAFLLVNMFHSHLAQKAVIRSINLVLENQNLIQRLEFEKNNAIAAREQADRNSEAKSRFLAAASHDLRQPLNAMGFFVAALINAAQTQKVKDLAAKIDQSLEALRDLFNSLLDLSKIEAGVLAPNITSFRLSDLFEEIRNDFATHEKITHINLEIGDSGDAVVMSDRQMLNRILRNLVSNALRYTHEGYVRLYCEPATEHFVIHVSDSGEGIPEDKREDIFREFYQIGNPERDRTKGLGLGLSIVDGLCRILKHRINLISEEGKGSTFSVLVPQGKIEAVEPSITEVGAWTDTRSSNIIVIDDEEYSRAGMRELISQWGHGVFAFENPDEAELFLDMEGIEPDLIISDYRLRNGVTGDKAIRRLQSKIGHEVPALIVTGDTDKDRIMEAKSSGFSLLHKPVQPAKLRSALSYLLANR from the coding sequence ATGGAACAGACCAGGCTCCTCATGAAGCAGGTGCCGTCTCTGGCCCTTTTGTCGGTGGTTGTCGCCCTGGTCATCGCTTTTTTTATTACACAGTGGGTCTCACCCGAAGTGGCGCTGATCTGGGGTGGTTTGATTTGTGTTTCATCCGCACTGCGTTACTGGCACTACCGCGCTATCAGGGAGCGGAAGATTACCATCGACAACTATATGAACCTTCTGGTGTTGCTGGTGTTTTTTTCCGCCGTGTCAGGCGGGCTCTGGGGGGCGCTGGGAATAATTCTGCCGGTGACGGATAATGTCCTGGTGATGGTCCTTACGGTAATGTTGCTGGTCGGGATGGTGGCCGGCTCGCTGGCGTCATTGTCCAGCTATAACTATGCCTACTTTGCCTATGCCATTCCGGCCATCCTGCCATTGGCAATAAGATGCCTTGTGGCCGATGACCAGGTCCTGCATATGGTCGGTGTGCTGTCTCTGGCCTTCCTGCTGGTCAATATGTTCCACAGTCATCTGGCGCAGAAGGCGGTAATACGATCCATCAACCTTGTGCTTGAAAACCAGAACCTTATCCAGCGTCTGGAGTTTGAAAAAAATAATGCCATTGCCGCCCGGGAACAGGCCGATCGCAACAGTGAGGCAAAATCGCGGTTCCTGGCGGCGGCAAGCCATGACCTCAGGCAGCCGTTGAACGCCATGGGCTTTTTTGTCGCTGCCCTGATTAACGCGGCGCAAACCCAGAAAGTCAAGGATCTCGCGGCCAAGATAGACCAGTCTCTGGAGGCGTTAAGAGACCTGTTTAACAGCCTGCTGGACCTGTCAAAAATTGAAGCCGGGGTTCTGGCGCCGAACATTACGTCTTTCAGATTGTCCGATTTGTTTGAGGAAATCAGGAATGATTTCGCCACCCATGAAAAAATCACGCATATCAATCTGGAAATAGGCGATAGCGGGGATGCGGTGGTGATGTCCGACCGGCAGATGCTGAACCGCATATTACGCAACCTGGTTTCCAACGCCCTGCGCTATACGCACGAGGGGTATGTGCGGCTCTATTGTGAACCGGCGACAGAGCATTTTGTTATTCATGTCTCTGACAGCGGCGAGGGGATCCCCGAAGACAAGCGGGAGGACATTTTCAGGGAGTTTTACCAGATCGGCAACCCGGAACGGGACCGGACCAAGGGCCTTGGTCTTGGCCTGTCCATTGTCGATGGCCTGTGCCGCATTCTGAAGCACCGCATCAACCTTATTTCTGAAGAAGGGAAAGGGTCGACTTTCTCGGTTCTGGTCCCGCAGGGAAAAATCGAGGCCGTTGAACCATCCATCACCGAGGTCGGGGCGTGGACTGACACGAGAAGCAGTAATATCATCGTAATTGATGACGAGGAATATTCCCGCGCTGGCATGCGCGAACTGATCAGTCAGTGGGGGCACGGCGTCTTTGCCTTTGAAAATCCGGATGAAGCTGAGCTGTTCCTGGACATGGAAGGGATCGAGCCGGATCTGATTATTTCCGACTATCGCCTGAGAAACGGGGTGACCGGCGACAAGGCGATCCGGCGGCTGCAGTCGAAAATAGGTCATGAAGTTCCGGCGCTTATTGTCACGGGAGACACGGACAAGGACAGGATCATGGAAGCAAAGTCCAGTGGTTTCTCCCTGCTGCACAAACCTGTTCAGCCGGCGAAGCTGCGCAGCGCACTTTCCTATCTCCTGGCCAACAGATAG